A DNA window from Thermosynechococcaceae cyanobacterium Okahandja contains the following coding sequences:
- the budA gene encoding acetolactate decarboxylase: MAETHVLLCAIAPHLKEALEQHRRSSGQTLSQILEQALSQYLQVGEETLFQTSTISALVEGVYRGDLTIGELKQRGNFGLGTFDDLDGEMVVLDGEVYQLCSDGSVAVVADTVKTPFATVTVWNQDVTHTCHTALDYDGLQAHLKSLLPSDNLFYAIRIEGTFPLIKTRTVSRQTAGTRLIDAATQAQICRFEQIQGTLVGFWVPPYMQTVNVPGFHFHFLSQDHTCGGHLLDCLTGEIQIGLDETPYTQIALPDTDAFRQVDLTKDTRHELEAAEQDR, encoded by the coding sequence ATGGCAGAAACCCACGTCCTGCTGTGCGCGATCGCCCCTCACCTGAAGGAGGCCCTCGAGCAGCATCGCCGCAGCAGTGGTCAGACCCTGAGTCAAATTTTGGAGCAGGCCCTCAGCCAATACCTACAAGTGGGTGAAGAAACCCTGTTTCAGACCTCCACCATTAGCGCCTTGGTGGAAGGGGTGTATCGCGGCGACTTAACCATTGGCGAACTCAAGCAGCGGGGCAATTTTGGCCTTGGCACATTTGATGACCTCGATGGCGAAATGGTGGTGCTCGATGGCGAAGTCTATCAATTGTGCAGCGACGGCAGCGTTGCGGTGGTGGCCGACACCGTCAAAACCCCCTTTGCCACCGTCACCGTCTGGAATCAGGACGTAACCCATACCTGCCACACGGCTCTAGATTACGATGGCTTGCAAGCGCACCTGAAGTCACTGCTGCCTTCCGATAACCTGTTTTACGCCATTCGCATTGAGGGTACATTCCCCCTCATTAAAACCCGCACCGTCAGCCGCCAAACGGCAGGGACGCGCCTCATTGATGCGGCGACACAGGCGCAAATTTGTCGCTTTGAGCAGATTCAAGGCACGCTGGTGGGGTTTTGGGTGCCTCCCTACATGCAAACGGTGAACGTACCGGGCTTTCATTTTCATTTCCTCAGCCAGGATCACACCTGCGGTGGCCATTTGCTCGATTGCCTGACGGGGGAGATTCAGATTGGCCTTGATGAGACCCCCTATACCCAGATTGCCCTACCGGATACCGATGCCTTTCGGCAGGTGGATCTCACAAAAGATACCCGCCACGAATTAGAAGCGGCTGAGCAGGATCGCTAA